The proteins below come from a single Papaver somniferum cultivar HN1 chromosome 11, ASM357369v1, whole genome shotgun sequence genomic window:
- the LOC113325168 gene encoding F-box/kelch-repeat protein At3g06240-like: MPACKEVSLGMVSDDGKDLRPTDILVLNWENGQDVCMAVKGVSPFTGEHIRSFVPDKAISKAVLRKQAKNLEKYASLGYGLGVLAFSTLGELDYASISSSSSSSSLSTRTVTCDGAIRMDGYDFQREWSNGSQVVGSCNGVICICVSNYRFCLWNPSTCEHKLALCGRVLAGEGELRVRYGFGYDCHLDDYILLRIVANLTSRDYSQVEVYTLGSDSWKIIESINQYYFLSSNWSVWLLNGAFHWPGSIKSTSSKVIVSFNISNQRFVDFLYPKEVTNHKFDHLGLLEDRLCLVVYDDYYNKNLRLMSG; encoded by the exons aTGCCTGCGTGCAAGGAAGTCTCTCTTGGTATGGTGTCAGATGATGGCAAGGACTTGAGGCCTACTgatatccttgttctcaactgggagaATGGTCAAGATGTTTGCATGGCTGTCAAAGGTGTCTCGCCCTTCACTGGTGAACACATTCGTTCTTTTGTCCCAGATAAAGCTATTTCTAAGGCGGTTTTGCGCAAGCAAGCTAAAAATTTGGAAAAGTATGCTTCACTTGGATATGGTTTGGGTGTCTTAGCGTTTTCTACTCTTGGGGAACTTG ATTACGCTTCAAtatcatcatcgtcatcgtcatcatcatTGTCTACAAGAACTGTTACATGTGATGGAGCTATTCGAATGGATGGTTACGATTTCCAGCGTGAGTGGAGCAATGGTAGTCAAGTAGTGGGATCTTGTAATGGTGTGATTTGCATATGCGTATCAAATTACAGATTTTGTCTTTGGAACCCTTCAACTTGTGAGCATAAGCTAGCATTATGCGGCCGTGTGCTGGCTGGAGAAGGAGAATTGAGAGTGAGGTATGGGTTTGGTTACGACTGCCACCTTGACGATTACATATTGTTAAGAATTGTGGCCAATCTGACCAGCCGTGATTATTCTCAAGTTGAGGTTTATACATTAGGATCCGACTCTTGGAAAATTATCGAAAGCATAAACCAGTACTATTTTCTTTCAAGTAACTGGTCTGTTTGGCTTTTAAATGGAGCTTTTCATTGGCCAGGATCTATCAAATCAACAAGTTCAAAAGTTATAGTCTCTTTTAATATCAGCAACCAGAGATTTGTGGATTTCTTATATCCAAAAGAAGTTACTAATCATAAATTTGACCATCTGGGGCTCCTGGAAGACCGTCTGTGTTTGGTTGTTTATGATGATTATTATAACAAAAACCTTCGATTGATGTCGGGTTAA